One window from the genome of Salvia splendens isolate huo1 chromosome 9, SspV2, whole genome shotgun sequence encodes:
- the LOC121749440 gene encoding uncharacterized protein LOC121749440 translates to MALWKMKMRAVLVQQGLAAVLTSTDSDEKGKALALDEKAQAKFDEMQLKAYSAVILCLGDKVLREVQGETTASGILKRLDEVYLAKSLANRLYMKRRLHSYSFSEDKSIVEQDKDITLNEVHDALMAKELQKGNSKLSDSQPESLNIKKFNKKKLKEKVEETKHEGSEVKETRSCYCSDGEEAAEVINVMDKIDKDSWIMDSGCSFHMCPNLDWFQDLVECGGSVLLGNDNTCSIKGIGGIKLRMNDGPVRILSDVCKGQEVKMVAKRAGSLYYLLATVIVGESHATMKNDLKSWHLKLGHPAEGTLKAMVQKKVIEMRD, encoded by the exons ATGGCTTTatggaaaatgaagatgagAGCAGTTCTGGTGCAACAAGGCTTAGCCGCGGTTTTAACTTCGACAGATTCGGATGAAAAGGGGAAGGCTCTTGCACTAGATGAAAAAGCACAAGCAAAGTTCGATGAGATGCAGTTAAAGGCTTATAGCGCTGTGATTCtatgccttggagataaggtatTGCGGGAAGTTCAAGGAGAGACAACTGCATCTGGAATCTTGAAGAGGCttgatgaagtttacttggccaaatcatTGGCTAACCGCCTCTATATGAAAAGAAGGCTGCATTCATATAGTTTTTCAGAGGATAAGTCAATCGTGGAGCA GGATAAGGATATCACCTTGAATGAAGTTCATGATGCACTCATGGCCAAAGAGCTGCAGAAAGGTAATTCAAAACTCTCTGATTCTCAGCCAGAGTCACTTAATATCAAGAAGTTCAACAAGAAAAAGTTAAAGGAGAAAGTTGAGGAAACTAAGCATGAGGGCTCTGAGGTCAAGGAAACTCGTTCTTGCTACTG CAGTGATGGAGAAGAGGCTGCTGAAGTTATTAATGTGATGGATAAGATTGATAAAGATTCATGGATCATGGACTCTGGATGCTCCTTTCATATGTGCCCAAATCTAGATTGGTTTCAAGATCTGGTTGAGTGTGGTGGATCTGTGCTGCTAGGGAATGATAATACCTGCAGCATCAAAGGGATAGGGGGCATAAAACTGAGGATGAATGATGGACCAGTGAGGATTCTTTCTGAT GTTTGCAAAGGCCAAGAAGTAAAGATGGTGGCCAAGAGAGCTGGTAGCTTGTATTATCTGCTGGCTACTGTGATTGTAGGAGAGTCTCATGCCACTATGAAGAATGATTTGAAAAGTTGGCATCTCAAATTAGGACATCCTGCTGAGGGTACTCTGAAAGCCATGGTTCAGAAAAAGGTGATAGAG ATGAGAGATTAA
- the LOC121746586 gene encoding 3-oxoacyl-[acyl-carrier-protein] reductase FabG-like yields MRRSESESRDEALEPWLQLSDKVVLVTGASSGLGRDYCLDLAKAGCRIVAAARRIDRLKSLCDEINGQSDDPRAVAVELDVSGSGSAIEAAVNKAWDTFGRVDALINNAGVRGVVHTPLDLSEDEWNDLIRTNLTGTWLVSKYVCRRMRDGGRGGSVINISSIAGLERGQLPGGLAYAASKSAINSITKAMSLELGVYKIRVNSISPGLFKSEITQGLMKKDWLNNVAVKTVPLRTFGESDPALTSLVRYLIHDSSQYVTGNIFIVEAGVTLPGFPIFSSL; encoded by the exons ATGAGGAGGAGCGAGAGCGAGAGCAGAGATGAGGCGTTGGAGCCGTGGCTCCAGCTGAGTGACAAAGTGGTGCTGGTGACCGGGGCCTCGTCCGGCCTCGGCCGCGACTATTGCTTAGACCTGGCTAAAGCCGGCTGCAGAATCGTGGCCGCGGCGCGCCGAATCGACCGTTTGAAATCACTCTGCGACGAGATCAACGGCCAATCCGACGATCCCAGAGCTGTGGCCGTTGAGCTCGACGTCAGCGGGAGCGGAAGCGCCATAGAAGCCGCCGTCAACAAGGCTTGGGATACTTTCGGAAGAGTTGATGCTCTCATTAACAATGCCGGTGTCAGag GAGTGGTGCACACTCCACTGGATTTGAGTGAAGATGAATGGAATGATCTGATTAGGACGAATCTAACTGGAACATGGCTGGTGTCCAAATACGTTTGCCGGCGAATGCGCGACGGCGGACGAGGTGGTTCCGTCATCAACATTTCATCCATTGCCGGCCTCGAACGCGGCCAACTTCCCGGAGGTCTTGCTTATGCTGCTTCTAAATCCGCCATTAATTCCATCACCAAG GCTATGTCCTTGGAATTAGGGGTGTACAAAATAAGAGTGAACTCAATATCTCCGGGACTATTTAAATCAGAAATAACACAAGGTCTGATGAAAAAAGATTGGCTAAACAATGTGGCTGTTAAAACGGTGCCGTTGAGAAcgtttggagaatcagatccaGCACTCACATCCTTGGTCCGATACTTAATTCATGACTCTTCTCAATATGTGACGGGCAATATTTTTATAGTCGAGGCCGGAGTCACCTTGCCCGGTTTTCCCATTTTTTCCTCCCTCTag